In Methanosarcina barkeri MS, a single window of DNA contains:
- a CDS encoding PGF-pre-PGF domain-containing protein translates to MKAGFCNSLFYILLILLTILGMAPGMVHALGDNESSVSDSGSSDTGDSVSDSGSSDTGDSVSDSGSSDTGDSVSDSGSSDTGDSVSDSGSSDTGDSVSDSGSSDTGDSVSDSGSSDTGDSVSDSGSSDTGDSVSDSGSSDTGDSDTDKVDSGSSDGSSDSGSNDSNSDSGVDDGNSGTSPDDGNSDSGSNDSNSDSGSNDKNSDSGSNDSNSDSGSNDSNSDSGLDNGNSSTSPDSGNSDSGLDDGNSGTSSDDKNSTSDSDNVDSSKGDSDSGSGDSSSGDSDTKNSDTGNSGTSQDTGNSETKNSDTVSSDTGNSDTQNSDNTSSDSGDSDTQNSDNTSSDTKSSVTESTDNGSTDNGSTDNGSSDTENEDSGSSGSGSSGSGSSGSGMNLVSSEPVTNIAAQELSTMSIVSGYPVQFDFTKNATCIVNIEFDPKKTFRKTTTVVEELKNRSTLVQTSPEGTVYKYANIWVGDRGAGLPTSINSGFVEFKVEKAWIKDNNINETQVVLQRYDSDWQPLYTEKVGEDDNYIYFKSETPGYSFFAITEYTGQNLMNINGAEKIQETLRNLGSEGKAALYGNAENNNSSRIKNPMGTARILMAISLPLFMLLVGYGIFKKKI, encoded by the coding sequence ATGAAAGCCGGTTTTTGTAATTCACTATTTTATATATTATTGATACTGCTAACAATCCTTGGAATGGCTCCCGGCATGGTACATGCTCTAGGAGACAACGAAAGCTCAGTCTCAGATAGCGGAAGTTCTGATACAGGAGATTCCGTCTCAGATAGCGGAAGTTCTGATACAGGAGATTCCGTCTCAGATAGCGGAAGTTCAGATACAGGAGATTCCGTCTCAGATAGCGGAAGTTCAGATACAGGGGATTCAGTTTCAGATAGCGGAAGTTCTGATACAGGAGATTCAGTTTCAGATAGCGGAAGTTCTGATACAGGAGATTCAGTTTCAGATAGCGGAAGTTCTGATACAGGAGATTCAGTTTCAGATAGCGGAAGTTCTGATACAGGAGATTCCGTCTCAGACAGCGGAAGTTCAGATACAGGGGATTCAGACACGGACAAAGTGGATTCTGGCTCAAGTGATGGTAGTTCCGATTCTGGTTCGAATGATAGTAATTCCGATTCAGGCGTAGACGATGGGAATTCAGGCACTAGCCCAGATGATGGTAATTCCGATTCTGGCTCGAATGATAGTAATTCTGATTCTGGCTCAAATGATAAAAATTCCGATTCTGGCTCGAATGATAGTAATTCTGATTCTGGCTCGAATGATAGTAATTCCGATTCAGGCTTAGACAATGGAAATTCAAGCACTAGTCCGGATTCCGGTAATTCCGATTCCGGCTTAGATGATGGAAATTCGGGCACTAGCTCGGATGATAAAAATTCAACTTCCGATTCAGATAACGTAGATTCTAGCAAAGGAGATTCAGACTCAGGTAGCGGTGACTCAAGTAGCGGTGACTCAGATACCAAAAATTCAGATACTGGAAATTCAGGCACAAGTCAAGATACTGGAAATTCAGAAACCAAAAATTCAGATACCGTAAGTTCAGATACTGGAAATTCTGATACCCAAAATTCGGATAACACAAGTTCAGATAGCGGGGATTCTGATACCCAAAATTCGGATAACACAAGTTCAGATACTAAAAGTTCAGTTACCGAAAGTACAGATAACGGGAGTACAGATAACGGGAGTACAGATAACGGGAGTTCAGATACTGAAAATGAGGATTCAGGTTCTAGTGGTTCAGGTTCTAGTGGTTCAGGTTCTAGTGGTTCAGGTATGAATCTTGTTTCCAGCGAGCCAGTAACCAATATTGCTGCTCAGGAACTTTCTACCATGAGTATCGTGAGTGGTTATCCTGTCCAGTTCGATTTTACAAAAAATGCCACGTGCATTGTAAATATTGAATTTGATCCTAAGAAAACATTCAGAAAAACAACAACAGTTGTAGAAGAACTTAAAAACAGATCCACCCTTGTCCAGACCTCTCCTGAAGGCACAGTCTATAAATATGCGAATATCTGGGTAGGAGATCGCGGAGCAGGGCTTCCGACTTCCATTAATAGTGGGTTTGTAGAGTTTAAGGTTGAGAAGGCATGGATCAAAGATAATAACATTAATGAGACTCAGGTAGTCCTTCAAAGATATGATAGTGACTGGCAGCCACTTTACACGGAAAAAGTTGGAGAAGATGATAATTATATTTACTTTAAATCGGAAACTCCTGGCTATTCCTTCTTTGCAATAACGGAATATACCGGGCAAAATCTAATGAATATCAATGGGGCTGAAAAAATACAGGAAACCCTGAGAAATCTGGGAAGTGAAGGAAAAGCAGCTCTTTACGGAAATGCAGAAAATAATAATAGCAGTAGAATAAAGAATCCAATGGGAACAGCAAGGATACTTATGGCAATTTCCTTACCGCTTTTCATGCTTCTTGTTGGATATGGCATATTTAAGAAAAAGATCTAA
- the nadA gene encoding quinolinate synthase NadA, protein MQQAELIERIKELKIKRNAVILAHYYSRPEVQDIADFVGDSLGLSQEAVRQTADVIVFCGVHFMGESAAILCPDKTVLLPEIDATCPMADMVDIEGLKREKEKHPDALVVCYVNSSAAIKAESYICCTSANAVEVVNSLEADEVIFVPDKNLAAYVEARTDKKIIPWEGHCPTHHQILREDVLKMKEKHPEAKFIAHPECRPEVLELADHIASTRGMIMYAKNSPAKEFIIGTECGLLHGLHKAAPEKKYYCVSEFACCPSMKMVNLEKVLVSLEKVQHVVTVPYNVRTRAKEALDRMLAVKIR, encoded by the coding sequence ATGCAGCAAGCAGAGTTAATAGAAAGGATCAAAGAACTCAAAATAAAACGAAATGCAGTTATTCTTGCTCATTATTATTCCCGTCCTGAGGTTCAGGATATTGCAGATTTTGTTGGAGACTCCCTGGGCCTTAGCCAAGAGGCTGTCCGTCAGACTGCTGATGTAATTGTTTTTTGCGGCGTCCATTTTATGGGAGAAAGCGCTGCAATTCTCTGTCCTGATAAAACAGTCCTCCTGCCGGAAATTGATGCCACCTGCCCTATGGCAGACATGGTGGATATTGAAGGTCTCAAGAGAGAAAAAGAAAAGCACCCTGATGCCTTGGTGGTCTGCTATGTTAACAGCTCAGCTGCCATTAAAGCCGAGTCTTACATCTGCTGTACGTCCGCAAATGCCGTTGAGGTGGTAAACTCCCTGGAGGCTGATGAGGTTATTTTTGTGCCTGATAAAAACCTGGCTGCCTATGTAGAAGCCAGGACTGACAAAAAAATAATTCCCTGGGAAGGACACTGTCCAACGCACCATCAGATCCTTAGAGAAGATGTCCTGAAAATGAAGGAAAAGCACCCAGAAGCGAAGTTTATTGCACACCCCGAATGCCGCCCCGAGGTTCTGGAACTTGCAGACCATATTGCAAGCACACGAGGGATGATAATGTATGCAAAAAACTCCCCTGCAAAAGAGTTCATTATAGGTACGGAATGCGGACTCCTCCACGGGCTACATAAAGCAGCTCCCGAAAAGAAATATTACTGCGTTTCGGAATTTGCCTGCTGCCCGAGCATGAAAATGGTTAATCTTGAAAAAGTCCTAGTCTCTCTTGAAAAAGTCCAGCACGTAGTCACTGTCCCATACAATGTGAGGACCAGAGCAAAAGAAGCACTTGATCGGATGCTCGCGGTAAAAATTCGATAA
- a CDS encoding aspartate dehydrogenase, giving the protein MLKIGVIGCGFIGGQICRAIDKGVINAELYALSDSSKNKVLELTSSLKRYSPASMTIEELLKNVDFVIESASQKAVRLIVPQALEAGRDVMVMSVGALADEELRERLFRLAEQNNCKLYFPSGAVAGIDGINSASAAEISSVTLTTRKPPMGLAGAPQVEALGIKLETIEKETLLFEGPASEAVKAFPANVNVAATISLAGIGFERTKVRVIADPTLSKNVHEITVEGEFGKLSTRVENLPSPENPKTSYLAALSAISTLKKILSPVQIGT; this is encoded by the coding sequence ATGCTGAAAATAGGAGTTATTGGTTGCGGATTTATTGGTGGACAGATTTGCAGGGCTATTGACAAAGGAGTTATTAATGCGGAGTTGTATGCTCTCTCCGACTCTTCTAAGAACAAAGTCCTGGAACTGACATCCTCCCTGAAAAGGTACAGTCCTGCCTCAATGACGATTGAGGAACTACTGAAAAATGTGGACTTTGTTATAGAAAGTGCCTCTCAAAAAGCTGTCAGGTTAATAGTACCACAGGCTCTTGAAGCTGGGCGCGATGTGATGGTTATGAGTGTAGGCGCTCTTGCGGACGAAGAACTCAGAGAAAGGCTCTTCAGACTTGCAGAGCAGAATAACTGCAAACTCTATTTCCCTTCAGGCGCAGTTGCTGGTATTGATGGAATAAACTCCGCCTCAGCAGCGGAAATATCATCAGTTACCCTTACTACCAGAAAACCGCCTATGGGCCTCGCTGGGGCTCCCCAGGTTGAAGCTCTGGGAATTAAGCTTGAAACAATCGAAAAAGAAACCCTGCTTTTTGAAGGGCCTGCCTCGGAAGCAGTTAAAGCCTTCCCCGCAAATGTGAATGTTGCAGCCACAATAAGCCTGGCAGGCATAGGCTTTGAGCGAACAAAAGTAAGAGTAATCGCTGACCCTACTCTGTCCAAAAATGTACATGAAATAACTGTAGAAGGCGAATTCGGAAAACTTTCCACAAGAGTCGAAAACCTCCCCTCCCCGGAAAATCCGAAAACAAGTTATCTTGCGGCCCTTTCTGCAATTTCCACCCTGAAAAAAATCCTGAGCCCGGTCCAGATCGGAACATGA
- the nadC gene encoding carboxylating nicotinate-nucleotide diphosphorylase codes for MLIKEVESFIEEDLGYDDVSCTIVPDKPAEAIIFTKEDCTVAGIKEAESIFFYLGIQAETTLKDGDCLKEEEIIFRLKGGAVSILRAERLALNFLGHLSGIATLTRACVDTVRQYSETTRVACTRKTTPGIRKFEKLAVAAGGGDTHRFNLSDSVMIKDNHVKLMGIEAAIEAAKKTSFTRKIEVEVESAEHAVLAAELGVDIIMLDNMQPEAIQKTLKTLSGKGLRNSVIVEASGGISQENLEGYAKTGVDVISMGSLIHKSRWIDMSLEIIK; via the coding sequence ATGCTTATCAAAGAGGTTGAAAGCTTTATAGAAGAAGATCTGGGATACGATGATGTCTCGTGCACTATCGTGCCTGACAAACCTGCAGAAGCTATTATTTTCACTAAGGAAGACTGTACTGTTGCGGGAATTAAAGAAGCCGAATCAATTTTTTTCTATCTTGGAATTCAGGCTGAAACCACTCTTAAAGACGGGGATTGCCTCAAAGAAGAGGAGATAATTTTCAGGCTAAAGGGAGGAGCAGTATCTATTCTCAGGGCAGAGAGACTGGCTCTGAATTTCCTCGGGCACCTTAGCGGGATTGCCACTCTTACCCGGGCATGCGTGGATACGGTAAGGCAGTATTCCGAGACTACAAGGGTGGCCTGTACCAGAAAAACCACTCCCGGCATAAGGAAGTTCGAAAAGCTGGCTGTAGCTGCAGGCGGAGGAGATACTCATAGATTCAACCTTTCTGACTCGGTTATGATTAAGGATAACCACGTTAAACTGATGGGAATAGAAGCCGCAATCGAAGCCGCAAAAAAAACCAGCTTCACCCGGAAAATAGAAGTCGAGGTTGAGTCTGCAGAACACGCTGTGCTCGCTGCAGAACTGGGAGTTGATATTATAATGCTGGACAATATGCAGCCTGAAGCTATCCAAAAAACCCTCAAAACACTTAGTGGAAAAGGGCTTCGAAACTCAGTTATTGTGGAAGCATCCGGAGGAATTTCCCAGGAAAACCTTGAAGGTTATGCAAAAACAGGAGTAGATGTCATCTCGATGGGATCCCTTATCCATAAATCAAGATGGATAGATATGAGCCTGGAAATCATAAAATAA
- a CDS encoding iron ABC transporter substrate-binding protein, with product MKFNYNVKLYKIILIGLLVAALVVTSGCADKSTSDTNQNGSSPSETSGVSDTNKAVESGEFTLTDGYGREVTIPENVEQVVCSGAGCLRYLVYLQAQDDVVGVDSLEKEKSEVEGRPYVLANPQLKDYPLIGEFRGNDDPEKIIAISPQVILKTGTSGQSTASNGADADALQNKTGIPVVMFPYGSLKNEEQKSEIYSSLRIMGQVVGKQERAEEVINYINATMQDLENRTADIPESERKTAYIGGVSMAGAHGIISTEPAYPPFLWVNANNVASGMGADHADIAKEALVDWDPEYIFIDIGTLQVGNEGAIGELKNDTSLSGLSAVKNKKVYGVIPYNYYSTNYESVLANAYFVGKVLYPDRFEDIDPEAKADEIYTFFVGKPVFSDLNKQHANLGFKQIPL from the coding sequence ATGAAGTTTAATTATAATGTTAAATTATATAAAATTATTCTAATAGGATTGCTCGTTGCTGCTCTTGTAGTGACTTCAGGTTGCGCGGACAAATCCACATCTGATACGAATCAGAACGGATCTTCTCCATCAGAAACTTCAGGAGTTTCAGACACCAATAAGGCCGTAGAATCTGGAGAGTTTACACTCACGGATGGATATGGTAGGGAAGTTACCATACCTGAAAATGTGGAACAGGTTGTTTGCTCAGGAGCTGGATGCCTGCGCTATCTTGTATACCTGCAGGCTCAGGACGACGTAGTAGGGGTTGATAGCTTGGAAAAAGAGAAAAGCGAAGTAGAGGGCCGTCCCTATGTCCTTGCAAACCCGCAGCTTAAAGATTATCCCTTGATTGGGGAATTCAGAGGCAATGATGATCCTGAAAAGATAATTGCCATCAGTCCCCAGGTCATCCTGAAAACCGGCACAAGTGGCCAGTCGACAGCAAGCAATGGTGCTGATGCCGATGCGCTTCAGAATAAAACTGGCATTCCTGTTGTCATGTTCCCTTACGGCTCTTTAAAGAACGAAGAGCAGAAATCTGAAATCTATAGTTCCCTCCGTATAATGGGTCAGGTAGTAGGTAAACAGGAAAGAGCAGAGGAAGTAATCAATTATATCAATGCTACAATGCAAGACCTGGAAAACAGGACTGCCGACATTCCGGAATCCGAAAGAAAAACTGCCTATATTGGTGGTGTGAGCATGGCTGGAGCCCATGGAATAATCTCAACGGAACCTGCTTATCCTCCATTCCTCTGGGTTAATGCAAATAATGTTGCATCCGGAATGGGTGCAGATCATGCGGATATTGCCAAAGAAGCACTTGTAGACTGGGATCCAGAGTACATATTTATTGATATCGGCACTCTCCAGGTTGGTAACGAAGGAGCAATTGGAGAGCTGAAGAATGATACGTCTCTCTCAGGGCTCTCGGCTGTAAAGAATAAAAAGGTCTATGGAGTGATTCCCTACAACTACTACAGCACCAACTATGAGTCTGTGCTTGCGAATGCTTATTTTGTGGGAAAAGTGCTTTATCCGGACAGGTTTGAAGACATCGATCCGGAAGCAAAAGCTGACGAAATTTATACTTTCTTCGTTGGTAAACCCGTGTTTTCTGACCTGAACAAACAGCATGCAAACCTTGGGTTCAAACAGATTCCACTATGA
- a CDS encoding iron ABC transporter substrate-binding protein, which produces MKFNNNKLYKIIFIGILIAALVVTSGCADKSTSDTNQNGSSPSETSGVSDADKAAESGEFTLTDGYGREVTIPENVEQVVCSGAGCLRYLVYLQAQDDVVGVDSLEKEESAFEGRPYALANPQLKDYPLIGEFRGNDDPEKIIAISPQVILKTGTSGQSTASNGADADALQNKTGIPVVMFPYGSLKNEEQKSEIYSSLRIMGQVVGKQERAEEVINYINATMQDLENRTADIPESERKTAYIGGVSMAGAHGIISTEPAYPPFLWVNANNVASGMGADHADIAKEALVDWDPEYIFIDIGTLQVGNEGAIGELKNDTSLSGLSAVKNKKVYGVIPYNYYSTNYESVLANAYFVGKVLYPDRFEDIDPEAKADEIYTFFVGKPVFSEINEQYDNLGFKSIPL; this is translated from the coding sequence ATGAAATTTAATAATAACAAGTTATATAAAATTATTTTTATAGGAATACTCATAGCTGCCCTTGTAGTGACTTCGGGGTGCGCGGACAAATCCACATCTGATACGAATCAGAATGGATCATCTCCATCAGAAACTTCAGGAGTTTCAGACGCCGATAAGGCCGCAGAATCTGGAGAGTTTACACTCACGGATGGATATGGTAGGGAAGTTACTATACCTGAAAATGTGGAACAGGTTGTTTGCTCAGGAGCTGGATGCCTGCGCTATCTTGTATACCTGCAGGCCCAGGATGATGTAGTAGGGGTTGATAGCTTAGAGAAAGAGGAAAGCGCGTTTGAAGGTCGTCCCTATGCTCTTGCAAACCCGCAGCTTAAAGACTATCCCTTGATTGGAGAATTCAGAGGCAACGATGATCCTGAAAAAATAATTGCCATCAGTCCCCAGGTCATCCTGAAAACCGGCACAAGTGGCCAGTCGACAGCAAGCAATGGTGCTGATGCCGATGCGCTTCAGAATAAAACTGGTATTCCTGTTGTCATGTTCCCTTACGGCTCTTTAAAGAACGAAGAGCAGAAATCTGAAATCTATAGTTCCCTCCGTATAATGGGTCAGGTAGTAGGTAAACAGGAAAGAGCAGAGGAAGTAATCAATTATATCAATGCTACAATGCAAGACCTGGAAAACAGGACTGCCGACATTCCGGAATCCGAAAGAAAAACTGCCTATATTGGTGGTGTGAGCATGGCTGGAGCCCATGGAATAATCTCAACGGAACCTGCTTATCCTCCATTCCTCTGGGTTAATGCAAATAATGTTGCATCCGGAATGGGTGCAGATCATGCGGATATTGCCAAAGAAGCACTTGTAGACTGGGATCCAGAGTACATATTTATTGATATCGGCACTCTCCAGGTTGGTAACGAAGGAGCAATTGGAGAGCTGAAGAATGATACGTCTCTCTCAGGGCTCTCGGCTGTAAAGAATAAAAAGGTCTATGGAGTGATTCCCTACAACTACTACAGCACCAACTATGAGTCTGTGCTTGCGAATGCTTATTTTGTGGGAAAAGTGCTTTATCCGGACAGGTTTGAAGACATCGATCCGGAAGCAAAAGCTGACGAAATTTATACTTTCTTCGTTGGTAAACCCGTGTTCTCTGAAATTAATGAACAGTACGACAACCTTGGGTTTAAATCGATTCCACTATAA
- a CDS encoding iron ABC transporter substrate-binding protein yields MKLNYGNKLYKIIFIGLLIAALVVASGCADKSSSDKDQNGSASAEASGVSGADKAIESGAFTLTDGFGREVTIPENVERVVCSGAGCLRYLVYLQAQDDVVGVDSLEKKENKNEGRPYVYANPQLKNYPLIGEARGNDDPEKIIEVNPQVILKASMIGQAAAPTATEADTLQDKTGIPVVAFPYGSLNNETQKAEVYSSLRIMGEAVGKQERAEEVISYINATMQDLENRTADIPESERKTAYIGGVGMAGAHGIIATEPAYSPFLWVNAKNVAAGMGTEHADIAKEALVDWDPEYIFIDVGTLQLGNEGAIGELKNDTSLAGLSAVKNKKVYGVIPYNFYSTNYESVLADAYFIGKVLYPDRFEDIDPEAKADEIYTFFVGKPVFSDLNGNYSNMCFKQILQ; encoded by the coding sequence ATGAAATTAAATTATGGTAATAAATTATATAAAATTATTTTTATAGGACTGCTCATTGCTGCCCTGGTAGTGGCTTCAGGATGCGCGGACAAGTCCTCATCTGATAAGGATCAGAACGGATCGGCTTCAGCAGAAGCTTCAGGAGTTTCAGGCGCCGATAAGGCAATAGAATCCGGAGCGTTTACACTCACGGACGGGTTTGGCAGGGAAGTCACCATACCTGAAAATGTGGAACGAGTTGTTTGCTCAGGAGCCGGGTGCCTGCGCTACCTTGTATACCTGCAAGCTCAGGACGATGTAGTAGGGGTTGATAGCTTGGAGAAAAAAGAAAACAAAAACGAAGGTCGCCCTTATGTATATGCGAATCCCCAGCTCAAAAACTATCCCCTTATTGGAGAGGCCAGGGGTAATGATGACCCGGAGAAAATCATTGAAGTTAACCCTCAGGTTATTCTGAAAGCCAGTATGATTGGACAGGCAGCAGCACCTACTGCCACTGAAGCCGACACTCTTCAGGACAAAACCGGCATCCCTGTGGTCGCATTCCCTTACGGGTCTTTGAATAATGAGACACAGAAAGCCGAAGTGTACAGCTCTCTGAGGATAATGGGCGAGGCAGTAGGTAAACAGGAAAGAGCAGAGGAAGTAATCAGTTATATCAATGCTACTATGCAGGATCTTGAAAACAGGACTGCCGACATTCCGGAATCTGAAAGAAAAACGGCCTATATTGGTGGGGTCGGTATGGCTGGAGCTCATGGAATAATCGCTACAGAACCTGCTTACTCGCCATTCCTCTGGGTGAATGCAAAGAATGTCGCAGCCGGAATGGGCACAGAGCATGCGGATATTGCTAAGGAGGCACTCGTAGACTGGGATCCCGAGTATATATTTATCGATGTTGGTACCCTCCAGCTTGGTAACGAAGGTGCAATTGGAGAACTGAAGAATGATACATCCCTTGCAGGACTCTCGGCTGTGAAAAATAAAAAAGTCTATGGAGTAATCCCTTATAACTTCTACAGCACCAACTATGAGTCCGTACTTGCAGACGCTTATTTTATCGGAAAAGTGCTCTATCCGGACAGATTTGAAGATATTGATCCGGAAGCAAAAGCTGACGAAATATACACTTTCTTCGTTGGTAAACCTGTATTTTCAGATCTGAATGGAAATTACAGTAATATGTGCTTTAAACAAATTTTGCAATAA
- a CDS encoding FecCD family ABC transporter permease — protein MHFSKGAVPEDYLLYIRRKYFWIMGGVLFLFIMLIYSISVGAVTIPPYEVLQTITGHSVSTKWDLIIWNIRLPQALAAIVAGAGLSVAGVAMQSILRNPIASPFTLGISNAGAFGAAVSVVVLGTGKMQSTVANAVTINNPYLTTTVALFFCLLATGVILLISSIRGASPEVMVLAGVALSSLFTAGTAFLQYFADDTQLAAVVFWTFGDVGRVTWPELEIMAGVVLLAIIFFVANCWNYNAIDAGDETAKGLGVNVERTRLVGMVIAALVSAVIVAFLGVIGFIGLVCPHMVRRVIGDDQRYLIPGSTLFGGILLLASDTAARLIISPYVLPVSILTAFMGAPVFIYLLLKGYKR, from the coding sequence GTGCATTTCTCCAAAGGAGCAGTCCCAGAAGATTATCTTTTGTACATACGCAGAAAATACTTCTGGATTATGGGGGGGGTTCTGTTCCTCTTCATTATGCTTATTTACTCGATCTCGGTAGGAGCGGTGACAATACCGCCTTATGAAGTGCTGCAAACCATAACGGGGCACAGTGTTTCTACAAAATGGGATTTAATAATCTGGAACATCCGGCTCCCTCAAGCCCTGGCTGCAATAGTCGCAGGAGCCGGACTCTCGGTTGCAGGAGTTGCGATGCAGTCTATACTGCGTAATCCCATTGCATCTCCGTTCACGCTTGGAATTTCAAATGCCGGCGCTTTCGGAGCTGCAGTGTCTGTTGTGGTCCTCGGTACCGGAAAAATGCAGTCCACAGTTGCAAATGCTGTGACAATTAACAACCCTTACCTGACAACAACGGTAGCCCTTTTCTTTTGCCTTCTTGCGACCGGAGTGATCCTGCTAATCTCAAGTATACGGGGGGCTTCGCCCGAGGTAATGGTACTTGCAGGAGTTGCACTTTCTTCTCTCTTTACAGCAGGTACGGCATTCCTCCAGTACTTTGCTGACGATACCCAGCTTGCAGCAGTCGTTTTCTGGACTTTTGGCGATGTCGGAAGAGTAACCTGGCCGGAACTTGAGATAATGGCTGGCGTTGTGCTGCTTGCAATTATATTCTTCGTTGCCAATTGCTGGAACTATAATGCCATAGATGCAGGCGATGAGACCGCAAAGGGTCTCGGTGTCAATGTGGAAAGGACAAGGTTAGTAGGCATGGTAATCGCAGCCCTGGTTTCTGCAGTGATTGTTGCATTTCTTGGGGTAATAGGGTTTATAGGACTGGTCTGTCCTCATATGGTCAGAAGGGTCATAGGAGATGACCAGCGATACCTGATACCCGGTTCTACTCTTTTTGGAGGAATCCTGCTTCTGGCATCAGACACTGCGGCAAGGCTTATAATATCGCCATATGTGCTTCCCGTATCTATTCTTACTGCTTTCATGGGAGCACCTGTTTTCATATACTTACTTCTTAAGGGGTACAAACGATGA
- a CDS encoding ABC transporter ATP-binding protein — MILSVEELEFLYRNRTILHEIAFSIEEGEIVAILGPNGVGKTTLLKCLNKILRPKGGTVHLDGNNLFDLGTMEIARLVGYVPQRVETGRLTAFDAVLLGRRPHIKWDVTEKDLQIVDSVFKLLSMEKLRLSYIDEMSGGELQKVAIARSLVQEPKVLLLDEPTSSLDMKNQVEILGIIRQIVLEHRIAAIMTMHDLNQALRYADKFIFLKGGKIHAQGGAEIITPQVIEEVYGLPVIIGEIAGMRCVVPGNPEVALVHNV, encoded by the coding sequence ATGATACTTTCAGTAGAGGAACTTGAATTTTTGTATCGCAACCGTACAATTCTCCATGAAATAGCCTTTTCCATCGAGGAAGGAGAAATTGTAGCAATCCTTGGGCCTAATGGAGTTGGTAAGACTACACTTTTAAAATGTCTTAACAAAATTCTCCGCCCAAAAGGAGGAACAGTTCATCTTGATGGAAATAACCTTTTTGACCTTGGAACAATGGAGATCGCGCGCCTTGTTGGGTATGTTCCCCAGCGGGTGGAAACCGGGAGGTTGACAGCTTTTGATGCAGTCTTGCTCGGAAGGCGGCCCCATATCAAATGGGATGTTACCGAAAAAGACCTTCAAATAGTCGATTCTGTTTTCAAGTTACTTTCCATGGAAAAACTCCGCCTTTCATATATCGATGAAATGAGCGGAGGTGAACTTCAGAAGGTTGCAATTGCACGTTCACTCGTACAGGAGCCAAAAGTCCTACTTCTTGACGAACCTACAAGCAGCCTTGATATGAAAAATCAGGTTGAGATTCTGGGCATTATCAGGCAGATTGTCCTTGAGCACAGAATTGCAGCCATAATGACAATGCACGACCTTAACCAGGCCCTCAGGTATGCAGATAAGTTTATTTTCCTTAAGGGAGGGAAAATTCACGCGCAAGGGGGCGCCGAGATAATTACACCTCAGGTTATCGAGGAGGTGTATGGTTTGCCTGTAATTATCGGAGAGATTGCAGGTATGCGCTGTGTAGTTCCAGGAAATCCTGAAGTTGCACTTGTACATAACGTGTAA
- a CDS encoding class I SAM-dependent methyltransferase codes for MEKEKKKGWTHPEAAEKYAQTADIIIPERKEILSIISRVAIELGPMDPKIIDLGCGLGDVTAEILKLKPQADVLMIDFSDEMIRRSSERFRDNKNINVVKRDLNQGLLDITGDRGFDAVVSCFSIHHVEFENRSKLYSDIRELLKEQGLFINGDLFREDSPAIDQWEFNNKISSLMIQLKEKLGQEWTFEELKLNRLENSQKMGDKPGTLLETFQDMKAAGFRHVDCLWKSRNLAIMAATKS; via the coding sequence ATGGAAAAAGAGAAAAAAAAAGGATGGACTCATCCAGAAGCTGCTGAAAAATATGCCCAGACAGCTGATATAATCATACCTGAAAGGAAAGAAATATTGTCAATTATTTCAAGGGTAGCAATCGAATTAGGGCCAATGGATCCTAAGATAATTGACCTGGGCTGTGGTCTGGGCGATGTGACAGCTGAGATCTTGAAGTTAAAGCCTCAAGCAGATGTTCTCATGATCGACTTCTCTGATGAGATGATAAGGCGAAGCAGCGAAAGGTTCAGGGATAATAAAAACATAAATGTAGTCAAACGTGATCTGAATCAAGGACTCCTGGATATAACTGGAGATAGAGGATTTGATGCTGTTGTATCCTGTTTTTCTATTCATCATGTAGAGTTTGAAAACAGAAGCAAACTGTATTCCGATATTCGCGAACTTCTAAAAGAGCAGGGTTTATTTATAAACGGAGATCTTTTCAGGGAAGACTCTCCAGCTATTGATCAATGGGAGTTTAATAACAAAATCTCCTCTCTGATGATACAACTTAAGGAGAAGCTCGGACAGGAATGGACCTTTGAGGAACTGAAGCTTAATCGACTGGAAAACTCCCAGAAAATGGGAGATAAACCTGGAACGCTTTTGGAGACGTTTCAAGACATGAAGGCAGCAGGATTTAGACATGTTGATTGCTTATGGAAATCCCGCAACCTCGCCATAATGGCTGCAACCAAATCTTGA